The Spirosoma foliorum genome has a window encoding:
- a CDS encoding RagB/SusD family nutrient uptake outer membrane protein has product MKSKFSHKSFRVLALAVILLSGQACKDILKETVVSNIGNDYIKTPKGFEDASKAAYSSLRNFYASERGLTMTEFGTDLYQAGADGSYKGFHFYDTQMNSFVDIIQQVWEELYRGINTCNAVIERAPAATVSDATKKLRVAEMKFLRAHYYFILVQQFGGVDLRLTETILPTKKTSRATETDIYKSITSDLESALADLPTVKASSQGASDYGRATKSAAEHLLARVYLTKATSSAKAADDYSKAATYAQNVISNYSLKLLPDFASVFAQGSGEINDEVIFSVQYTTDPLTNMNTANTNNGDGNKLHLYFGMQYDVQPGMKRDIANDRPFKRLRPTTYLLETVFKDRVNDSRYKKTFKDTWLSNNPGTNLNTSFDNSKAKMTLKAGDTAIYIPGVEWTVAQRAAKPYQVLVPSAYTAALFPTLQKFLDPTRPDLTYEQGSRDYLAFRLAETYLILAEAQFKSGKTTEATAAINAVRRRAAWPGKESAMEIIPTQLDMEMIMQERARELAGEQMRWFDLKRWGNLVERVKLYNPDGAANVKETHNLRPIPQTQIDRTENAGFAQNPGF; this is encoded by the coding sequence ATGAAATCAAAATTTTCACATAAATCATTTCGCGTCCTGGCTCTTGCCGTTATCCTACTTAGTGGGCAGGCGTGTAAGGATATACTGAAGGAAACGGTTGTTTCTAATATCGGGAACGATTACATCAAGACCCCTAAAGGGTTTGAAGATGCCAGTAAGGCGGCCTACTCCTCGTTGCGGAATTTCTATGCATCGGAACGCGGATTGACTATGACCGAATTTGGTACGGATCTTTACCAGGCCGGAGCGGATGGAAGCTATAAAGGGTTTCATTTCTATGATACCCAGATGAATAGCTTCGTTGACATCATCCAGCAAGTGTGGGAAGAACTGTACAGAGGCATTAATACCTGCAATGCAGTTATTGAGCGTGCTCCGGCCGCTACCGTTTCGGATGCCACCAAAAAACTTCGGGTAGCCGAGATGAAGTTTCTGCGAGCACACTATTACTTTATTCTGGTACAACAGTTCGGTGGAGTCGACTTGCGATTAACAGAAACGATACTGCCTACGAAAAAAACCAGCCGGGCAACAGAGACCGACATTTATAAATCTATCACGAGTGACCTGGAATCGGCACTGGCCGATCTGCCTACTGTTAAAGCGTCTTCGCAGGGAGCAAGTGATTATGGGCGAGCTACCAAATCGGCTGCCGAACATTTGCTGGCTCGGGTGTACCTGACCAAAGCCACTTCGTCGGCCAAAGCTGCTGATGATTACTCCAAAGCGGCAACCTATGCGCAGAATGTAATCAGCAACTATAGCCTGAAGCTATTGCCTGACTTTGCGAGTGTGTTTGCTCAGGGAAGTGGCGAAATTAACGATGAGGTTATTTTCTCGGTTCAATACACAACAGACCCGCTGACTAATATGAACACGGCCAACACCAATAATGGTGATGGAAACAAGCTGCACTTGTACTTCGGGATGCAGTACGATGTGCAGCCTGGTATGAAACGCGACATTGCCAACGACCGGCCTTTCAAACGGCTTCGTCCAACAACCTATCTGCTTGAAACCGTTTTCAAAGATCGGGTGAATGACTCCCGCTATAAGAAAACATTCAAGGATACGTGGTTGAGCAATAACCCCGGTACGAATCTGAATACGTCTTTCGACAACAGTAAGGCTAAGATGACACTTAAGGCGGGCGATACGGCTATTTATATTCCAGGTGTTGAGTGGACAGTAGCGCAGCGGGCTGCTAAACCTTATCAGGTTTTAGTGCCAAGTGCGTATACAGCAGCGCTATTCCCAACCCTGCAAAAATTCCTCGATCCCACTCGTCCTGATCTGACCTACGAACAAGGTAGCCGCGATTATCTGGCATTCCGCCTGGCCGAGACTTACCTGATTTTAGCTGAAGCGCAATTCAAGTCGGGCAAAACGACTGAAGCGACTGCCGCGATTAACGCCGTCCGCCGTCGGGCTGCCTGGCCAGGGAAAGAATCAGCCATGGAAATAATACCTACTCAATTAGACATGGAAATGATCATGCAGGAACGCGCACGTGAACTGGCTGGAGAGCAGATGCGTTGGTTTGACCTAAAACGTTGGGGTAACCTGGTTGAACGGGTTAAGTTATATAACCCTGATGGCGCTGCCAACGTAAAAGAAACCCACAATTTGCGTCCAATTCCGCAAACCCAGATTGACCGAACCGAGAATGCAGGATTCGCTCAGAATCCAGGTTTCTAA
- a CDS encoding FecR family protein has protein sequence MAYTKQLYTVSHKPYSAYTIEELALDDLFVRWVQHPDDDEVAAYWQNWLSQNPDCTETVESARNLIQEASQPRLPALSTDEISSVWGRIRESLQTMEDLRPLQPDVRAVVGWWYFMRTIAALMGVMLLIGWALWMQYGPNQCVSTISTPANQTRLIRLPDNSTMTLQPNSSVRYARQWNEETPRAVWLKGEADFSVTHRNDTSSARLFRVHLPDFTIEAVGTIFRVRQRSNGTYVALTSGNMNLLLKEQQSIQLQPGDSIQIIAGLAKSLP, from the coding sequence TTGGCCTACACGAAACAGCTATACACCGTGTCCCATAAGCCCTACTCTGCTTATACCATTGAGGAGCTCGCCCTTGATGACCTGTTCGTGCGTTGGGTGCAACATCCCGACGACGATGAGGTAGCAGCGTATTGGCAAAACTGGCTTTCGCAGAATCCAGACTGTACCGAAACCGTTGAATCAGCCCGCAACCTGATTCAGGAAGCCAGTCAGCCTCGATTGCCAGCTTTATCAACCGACGAGATTTCGTCGGTATGGGGGCGAATCCGGGAATCGCTTCAAACGATGGAAGATCTCCGTCCGCTTCAGCCCGATGTACGGGCAGTTGTTGGGTGGTGGTATTTTATGAGAACGATAGCGGCCTTGATGGGTGTCATGCTTTTGATTGGCTGGGCGCTATGGATGCAGTATGGTCCTAATCAATGCGTATCAACGATTAGTACACCTGCCAACCAGACCCGCTTAATTCGATTACCCGATAATTCAACCATGACCCTGCAACCGAATAGTTCAGTACGGTATGCGCGTCAATGGAACGAAGAAACCCCCAGGGCCGTCTGGCTGAAAGGTGAAGCCGATTTCTCGGTTACACACCGGAATGATACCTCATCGGCCCGATTGTTCCGAGTTCATTTGCCCGATTTTACCATAGAAGCAGTTGGTACCATTTTTCGCGTAAGACAACGCTCCAATGGAACTTATGTAGCCCTGACTTCCGGGAACATGAACTTACTTCTGAAAGAACAGCAATCCATTCAGCTTCAACCTGGCGATTCGATCCAGATAATCGCGGGTTTAGCCAAGTCTTTACCTTAA
- a CDS encoding 3-keto-disaccharide hydrolase has protein sequence MKYFILTGLLLVTGLLGKAQQAPNTLTAQEKKDGWKLLFDGKTTNGWRGAYKDKFPAKGWDVTDGMLTIQQSNGSESESFGDIVTDGEYSDFDLVFDFKLTEGANSGVKYFVAEQSPKPKGSAFGLEFQVLDDDKHPDAKLGRNGNRTVGSLYDLIPASGKKANPIGEWNTGRVISKGKHVEHWLNGKKVVEYERGSEQFRELVAISKYKAPDYNANGRFGEAPKGHILLQDHGNRVYFRNMKIKTL, from the coding sequence ATGAAATACTTTATTTTAACAGGATTACTCCTCGTAACAGGTTTACTCGGCAAAGCTCAACAGGCTCCTAATACGCTCACAGCACAGGAGAAAAAAGATGGCTGGAAATTGCTGTTCGATGGCAAAACCACCAATGGGTGGCGAGGGGCTTACAAAGATAAATTTCCCGCAAAAGGTTGGGACGTTACCGATGGCATGCTGACCATCCAACAATCGAATGGGTCTGAATCTGAAAGCTTCGGTGATATTGTTACCGATGGCGAATACAGCGATTTCGACCTTGTCTTTGACTTTAAATTAACGGAAGGCGCTAATAGTGGCGTTAAATATTTTGTGGCCGAACAAAGCCCGAAACCAAAAGGATCAGCTTTTGGCCTGGAGTTTCAGGTATTGGACGATGATAAACATCCTGATGCCAAACTCGGTCGGAACGGGAACCGCACGGTAGGTTCGTTGTACGATCTGATTCCGGCAAGTGGTAAAAAAGCCAATCCAATTGGCGAGTGGAATACAGGCCGCGTCATTTCGAAAGGCAAGCACGTTGAACACTGGCTCAATGGCAAAAAAGTCGTTGAGTACGAACGCGGTAGCGAACAGTTCCGCGAATTGGTTGCCATTAGTAAGTATAAAGCTCCCGATTACAATGCCAATGGCCGTTTTGGCGAAGCGCCTAAAGGCCATATCCTGCTTCAGGATCACGGCAATCGGGTATACTTCCGAAATATGAAGATTAAAACGCTCTAA
- a CDS encoding type 1 glutamine amidotransferase domain-containing protein codes for MDPIYRALIVCTNHTDYPTKPHKTGLWLSEATHFYDELAGRNLPYDIASPAGGTIPIDEKSIERRDTINEKWSHDPTFRSKLEDSLKLDDVDPANYQIVYFTGGHGTMWDFPNNQALQRITQQIYEGGGMIAAVCHGVSALLNVTLSDGSLLIDNRQVTGFSNMEEKLVRLDEEVPFSLEDALKQRKALYSKGLIPFLPYIEVDERLVTGQNPLSARKVGRKVLEEMYEK; via the coding sequence ATGGATCCTATTTACCGCGCGCTAATTGTCTGCACAAATCATACGGATTATCCGACAAAGCCTCATAAGACAGGCTTGTGGTTAAGTGAGGCAACCCATTTTTATGATGAGTTAGCCGGACGGAATTTACCTTACGATATTGCCAGTCCTGCAGGGGGCACTATACCAATTGATGAGAAGAGTATTGAGCGACGTGATACGATCAACGAAAAATGGTCGCATGATCCTACATTTCGTTCGAAACTAGAGGACTCTCTAAAACTAGATGATGTTGATCCGGCTAATTACCAGATCGTTTATTTCACGGGCGGTCATGGTACCATGTGGGATTTTCCGAATAATCAGGCGCTTCAACGGATAACCCAGCAGATTTATGAGGGTGGTGGTATGATAGCTGCTGTTTGCCACGGTGTAAGTGCGCTGCTTAATGTTACTTTGTCGGATGGCTCGCTTCTAATAGATAATCGGCAAGTAACGGGTTTTTCGAATATGGAAGAAAAGCTTGTGCGACTCGACGAAGAAGTCCCGTTTTCTCTTGAAGATGCCTTAAAACAGCGAAAGGCGCTCTACAGCAAAGGGCTTATTCCCTTTTTACCTTATATTGAAGTCGACGAACGATTGGTAACGGGGCAAAACCCATTGTCAGCTCGAAAAGTTGGTCGGAAGGTATTAGAAGAAATGTATGAGAAATAA
- a CDS encoding DUF2851 family protein, with product MPEIFLYFIWQFQYFTKNRLITTDGEFIQVLHPGFRNNNAGPDFTNARLLINDVEWVGTVEMHTRTSDWLVHRHQYDRAYDNVILHVVWQDDRVANGAQVDRANGTPLPTLELQPLIDPTLLDRYTLLSSSVEAIPCAGQFRNVTPLHITSMLDKAMMQRLERKASDVQHIVEQTGGDWEETAYRLLAINMGFKINADPMAQLSRTVPLKAILKHRDVLPQVEAMLFGVAGLLEVDEPDEYTKMLQREYRFMAAKYALADKEMLAHIWKWGRLRPANFPTLRLAQFARLVTHHASLFSLFVATPDVERLLKALQIIPSDYWLAHYRFGKETDKGAPTLGLTSAENIVINTAVPLLAAYAHHRDQPAYIDWAIELLEKLSAEKNHLTENWDTLGLGIRTAFDSQAAIELYNEFCSVKKCLSCQIGAALLK from the coding sequence GTGCCCGAAATTTTCCTTTATTTTATTTGGCAGTTCCAGTATTTTACTAAAAATAGACTGATAACTACCGACGGCGAATTTATTCAGGTTCTCCATCCTGGGTTTCGGAACAATAACGCGGGGCCAGATTTTACCAATGCCCGATTATTAATCAATGACGTAGAGTGGGTGGGTACTGTTGAAATGCATACCCGAACATCGGATTGGCTTGTGCATCGTCATCAATACGATCGTGCCTACGATAATGTTATCCTACATGTCGTCTGGCAAGATGACCGGGTAGCCAATGGCGCTCAGGTCGATCGTGCTAATGGTACTCCACTACCCACCCTTGAACTCCAGCCCCTCATCGATCCGACCTTGCTGGATCGATATACGTTGTTAAGTAGTTCGGTAGAGGCTATTCCATGTGCCGGGCAGTTTCGTAACGTAACGCCTTTACACATCACATCTATGCTAGATAAGGCTATGATGCAACGACTGGAGCGTAAAGCCTCAGACGTTCAGCACATAGTTGAGCAAACAGGTGGCGATTGGGAGGAAACAGCCTATCGACTGTTGGCCATAAACATGGGGTTCAAAATCAATGCTGACCCGATGGCGCAACTCAGCCGTACTGTCCCTTTAAAGGCAATACTGAAACACAGGGACGTACTGCCACAAGTTGAGGCAATGTTGTTTGGGGTGGCTGGATTATTGGAGGTTGATGAACCGGATGAATACACGAAAATGCTTCAGCGCGAATACCGATTTATGGCCGCCAAATATGCGCTAGCTGATAAGGAAATGCTAGCTCATATATGGAAGTGGGGGAGGCTGCGGCCAGCTAATTTTCCTACGCTACGATTGGCCCAGTTCGCTCGTTTGGTAACGCACCATGCCAGTTTATTTTCGCTTTTTGTAGCTACACCCGATGTTGAACGATTGCTTAAAGCCTTACAGATAATACCGTCTGATTACTGGCTGGCGCACTATCGTTTTGGGAAAGAAACAGACAAAGGGGCTCCTACTTTAGGATTAACCTCAGCCGAGAATATTGTAATTAATACAGCAGTACCCTTGTTGGCTGCGTATGCCCATCATCGGGATCAGCCAGCGTATATTGATTGGGCGATTGAATTGTTGGAGAAGCTTTCGGCAGAAAAAAACCACCTGACCGAAAACTGGGACACCCTTGGACTAGGTATTCGCACGGCTTTCGATTCACAGGCGGCCATTGAACTCTATAATGAGTTTTGTTCCGTAAAAAAGTGCCTCAGTTGCCAGATCGGCGCAGCACTGTTGAAATGA
- a CDS encoding sugar phosphate isomerase/epimerase family protein, whose translation MHEIENRRQFLSKAGLSALAMFAGVDSLLARPTLSGGQALAKVPGLKIAYSAITWGGNDAQAISDLASLGYHGIQLRANAFGPYKAKPSELKALLEQNHLALAMFSSGNVEIDPAKEQSTIDMHVAHASFVKALGGSAIQLTNSARPKDRLPTTEELKRLATVMNEIGKQTADLGIQATYHNHMHQLGETPEEVEMIVQAMNPKYVKLELDIAHYKQGGGQPEKAVKQYKDIIYALHLKDTMSPLPDKPGDPKAYKFVELGRGNVNIPAVFKALDEIKFKGWGIVELDGVPEKDKTPIQCAQINKDYITKTLNQPL comes from the coding sequence ATGCACGAGATCGAAAACAGACGACAGTTTCTATCAAAAGCTGGTTTATCGGCGTTAGCCATGTTCGCTGGCGTTGACAGCCTATTGGCTCGACCAACCCTTTCTGGTGGGCAGGCACTAGCAAAAGTACCTGGCCTCAAAATCGCTTACTCCGCCATTACCTGGGGCGGCAATGATGCACAAGCGATTTCCGATCTGGCTTCTCTGGGTTATCATGGAATCCAGCTTCGAGCTAATGCCTTTGGCCCTTATAAAGCCAAACCGTCTGAATTGAAAGCATTGCTCGAACAAAATCACCTGGCGTTGGCTATGTTCTCAAGTGGGAATGTAGAGATCGACCCGGCTAAAGAGCAGAGTACGATTGACATGCACGTGGCCCATGCGAGTTTTGTTAAAGCACTTGGCGGCTCGGCCATTCAATTAACGAACTCAGCTCGCCCAAAAGACCGACTTCCAACAACCGAAGAATTGAAACGGCTGGCAACCGTCATGAATGAGATTGGCAAACAAACAGCCGATTTGGGTATTCAGGCAACTTATCATAATCACATGCACCAACTAGGCGAAACGCCTGAAGAGGTGGAGATGATTGTACAGGCAATGAATCCGAAGTACGTGAAATTAGAGCTCGACATTGCTCACTACAAACAAGGTGGTGGCCAACCTGAAAAGGCAGTCAAGCAATACAAAGACATTATTTATGCCTTGCATTTAAAAGACACAATGTCTCCCTTACCCGACAAACCGGGCGATCCTAAAGCCTACAAATTCGTTGAACTGGGTCGAGGCAATGTAAATATTCCGGCGGTGTTTAAAGCCCTGGACGAAATTAAGTTTAAAGGCTGGGGTATTGTTGAACTAGATGGTGTACCCGAAAAAGACAAAACACCTATCCAGTGCGCTCAAATCAATAAAGACTATATTACCAAAACCTTAAATCAGCCGTTGTGA
- the pyrF gene encoding orotidine-5'-phosphate decarboxylase, translating to MTYSELSNLIFQKQSYLCVGLDTDPRKLPHHLLTEPDPVFAFNKAIIDATAEFTVAYKPNIAFYEAQGPRGWESLKKTLDYIPADCFTIADAKRGDIGNTSDLYARTFFDPAAAGLSFDSVTVAPYMGHDSVLPFLAYENKWVILLALTSNPGSADFQRQQVGDQELFELVMEAAHSWAGADKLMFVVGATQANELSRIRELAPDNFLLVPGVGAQGGSLEEVSRRGLTAAGGLLVNASRSILYASSGLDFADKARVEASSLQKEMAGYLDDIIKN from the coding sequence ATGACTTATTCGGAGTTAAGTAATCTGATTTTTCAAAAGCAATCTTATTTGTGTGTTGGTTTAGATACCGATCCTCGTAAGCTCCCGCATCATCTGCTAACCGAACCTGATCCGGTTTTTGCCTTCAACAAAGCAATTATTGATGCTACTGCCGAGTTTACTGTAGCCTATAAACCCAATATTGCTTTTTACGAAGCACAGGGACCACGAGGTTGGGAAAGTCTTAAGAAAACGCTGGATTATATTCCGGCCGATTGCTTCACAATTGCTGATGCCAAACGGGGAGATATCGGTAATACATCAGATTTGTATGCCCGTACTTTCTTCGATCCCGCAGCGGCTGGGCTGTCTTTTGATTCTGTAACAGTAGCCCCTTATATGGGTCACGATTCGGTCTTGCCTTTTCTGGCCTATGAAAATAAATGGGTCATTCTGTTGGCGCTTACGTCCAATCCTGGAAGTGCCGATTTTCAGCGCCAGCAAGTGGGCGATCAGGAGCTATTTGAACTAGTAATGGAAGCTGCCCATAGCTGGGCCGGGGCAGATAAACTAATGTTTGTTGTTGGAGCTACTCAAGCAAATGAATTAAGCCGTATTCGAGAACTCGCTCCTGATAATTTTCTGCTTGTACCTGGTGTAGGTGCCCAGGGAGGGAGCCTTGAAGAAGTTTCCCGGCGAGGTTTAACCGCTGCCGGTGGTCTGTTAGTGAATGCGTCGAGAAGTATTTTATATGCATCTAGCGGATTGGATTTTGCCGATAAGGCACGAGTTGAAGCCAGTAGTTTACAGAAAGAAATGGCCGGGTATTTAGATGATATCATCAAGAATTAA
- a CDS encoding SusC/RagA family TonB-linked outer membrane protein yields the protein MQTTITQPPRRAWLPLLGLTALALVSQPAFSAPPTHRSLIENPAQERTVTGRVLSGDDNQGLPGVSVAVKGTTRGTTSDANGEYRISIPSNQAVLVFSAVGFVTQEITVGNKSAVNITLTTDNRSLNEVVVVGYGTQKKSQTTGAISSITPKQITEQPVTNIGQAMQGRVAGVDVAQSGSKPGSVPTIRIRGRRSFNAGNDPLYVVDGIPLAREYEDINPNDVASMEILKDATATAIYGARGANGVVLVTTKRGNKNGKTTISYDNYVGFTDALDKVHLFSGSEFAEFVREAYRTTGNYKDANGNPVPTGVVDAYADSKVAVLGGDPNVAAGIAAGRNTDWQSLILKQGVQQNHSLGIQGGNEKTQFYLSAGFFQDKGIMPGVDYTRYSLRANVDHQINKVLKVGLSSYMMYYLRNGENLNPYNFTLQQNPLGRPYDDNGNLIFSPTNDALLTNPLAEVVPGAQIEERKKYRIFNSVYAEVNIIDGLKYRVNFGPDFTINRYGRFIGAQTNARKGGDPQATNAAAFNFDYTLENFITYNKKFGDHNFGITALQSIQRDNSEFNTINVQGVPAETQSFYNVGNASSVLGVGSGLIQWTINSYMGRINYDYKDKYLVTATLRRDGSSRFGENTKYGNFPGIALGWNISNEDFLKGSTWVDLLKLRVSRGSVGNQGVAPYQTQGLLGRTVYAFGTTPAYGYRPETIGNPDLRWETSTTTNIGVDFSLWRGRLSGAIELYQTRTTDLLLSDLLPTSIGFNSVTRNIGETQNKGVEVSLSTVNVNTKGGFKWTSDIVFSKNTEAIISLFNGPVDDVGNKRFIGKPLTEFYDYKKAGIWQTNEADAAKSYQSAVGQIKVQDTNGDGKITADDRVFLGSDIPTWSGGITNRFSYKGFDLNFFIYARVGQTILSGFHRDNNQLAGRYEQIKVDYWTPNNPTNEFPRPNSSQEFPVYNSAIIYFDGSFVKVRNINFGYTFPASVASKLHLQSLRLFTSIQQPFIFSSYRSKYNGVDPETSDGTVSNGVTPATRVTTFGLNVKF from the coding sequence ATGCAGACAACAATTACCCAACCGCCACGGCGAGCGTGGCTTCCTTTGCTCGGACTAACGGCTCTTGCGCTGGTTAGTCAACCGGCGTTCAGCGCGCCACCCACCCATCGTTCACTTATTGAAAACCCTGCGCAGGAGCGAACTGTAACAGGCCGGGTTCTTTCTGGTGACGACAATCAAGGACTGCCAGGTGTTAGTGTAGCCGTAAAAGGCACTACACGCGGAACAACATCTGATGCAAATGGGGAGTACCGAATTAGCATACCAAGCAATCAGGCTGTGCTTGTTTTCTCTGCCGTAGGATTTGTTACCCAGGAAATTACAGTTGGCAATAAGTCGGCAGTCAACATAACGCTTACGACTGATAACCGATCACTGAATGAGGTCGTTGTCGTTGGATATGGTACGCAGAAAAAGAGTCAGACCACCGGGGCTATTTCGTCAATTACCCCTAAGCAGATTACGGAGCAACCCGTCACTAATATTGGTCAGGCCATGCAGGGCCGGGTAGCTGGTGTAGACGTGGCGCAGTCGGGTAGTAAACCAGGCTCTGTACCCACGATTCGGATTCGGGGACGTCGCTCCTTTAATGCGGGTAACGACCCATTATATGTAGTCGATGGAATTCCATTAGCCAGAGAATACGAAGACATTAACCCGAACGATGTGGCCTCTATGGAAATCCTGAAGGATGCTACTGCAACGGCAATCTATGGGGCCAGAGGTGCTAATGGGGTAGTGCTGGTTACAACAAAACGGGGCAATAAAAACGGCAAAACGACTATCAGCTACGATAACTATGTAGGTTTTACGGATGCCCTTGATAAAGTCCATCTGTTCAGCGGTTCTGAATTTGCCGAGTTTGTCCGGGAAGCTTATCGGACAACGGGCAACTATAAAGACGCTAATGGGAATCCAGTTCCGACGGGTGTAGTCGACGCATACGCCGACTCGAAGGTAGCCGTACTGGGTGGTGACCCGAACGTAGCAGCGGGTATTGCGGCTGGGCGGAATACCGACTGGCAGTCGTTGATTTTAAAACAGGGTGTTCAGCAGAACCACTCGCTCGGTATCCAGGGTGGTAACGAAAAAACACAGTTCTATCTGTCGGCGGGATTTTTCCAGGACAAAGGGATCATGCCTGGCGTAGATTATACTCGCTATTCGCTACGTGCCAATGTCGATCATCAGATCAATAAGGTACTTAAAGTAGGCCTTTCTTCCTACATGATGTATTATCTACGCAATGGCGAGAACCTGAATCCGTATAACTTTACGCTTCAGCAGAACCCTCTTGGTCGGCCTTACGACGATAATGGAAACCTGATTTTCTCTCCAACAAATGACGCCTTGCTCACCAACCCGCTCGCCGAGGTTGTACCGGGGGCCCAGATAGAAGAACGGAAGAAATACCGCATTTTCAACAGCGTTTATGCAGAAGTAAACATTATTGACGGTCTAAAATACCGGGTCAATTTCGGGCCTGATTTTACGATCAACCGATATGGCCGCTTCATTGGCGCTCAGACGAATGCTCGGAAGGGGGGCGACCCGCAAGCTACTAACGCTGCCGCCTTTAACTTTGACTACACGCTGGAAAACTTCATAACGTATAACAAAAAATTTGGTGATCATAATTTCGGTATAACCGCTCTACAATCTATTCAGCGCGACAACTCCGAGTTTAATACCATTAACGTACAGGGTGTTCCCGCCGAAACGCAGTCGTTTTATAACGTAGGTAACGCTAGTTCAGTACTGGGTGTTGGCAGTGGTCTGATTCAGTGGACGATCAACTCGTACATGGGACGTATCAACTACGACTACAAAGACAAATACTTGGTTACGGCCACGCTGCGCCGAGATGGATCAAGCCGGTTTGGTGAAAATACCAAGTACGGTAACTTCCCAGGTATAGCCTTAGGCTGGAATATCAGTAATGAAGACTTCCTGAAGGGCTCCACATGGGTTGATCTGTTGAAACTACGGGTAAGTCGCGGTTCGGTAGGTAACCAGGGGGTAGCACCCTATCAAACCCAAGGGTTGTTAGGTCGCACTGTCTATGCATTTGGTACGACTCCTGCTTATGGGTATCGGCCAGAAACAATTGGAAACCCCGATTTGCGGTGGGAAACCTCAACTACGACAAACATTGGTGTTGACTTCAGCCTCTGGCGCGGCCGGCTATCGGGTGCTATCGAATTATATCAAACCCGTACCACCGACCTGCTTCTATCTGACTTACTACCTACCTCAATCGGTTTCAATTCTGTAACCCGGAACATTGGAGAAACTCAGAACAAAGGGGTAGAAGTTAGTTTGTCGACAGTGAACGTGAATACGAAGGGCGGCTTTAAGTGGACATCCGACATTGTATTCTCCAAAAATACGGAAGCCATTATCTCCTTGTTCAACGGACCTGTTGATGACGTAGGTAACAAACGCTTTATTGGCAAACCACTGACCGAATTCTATGACTATAAGAAAGCGGGTATCTGGCAGACTAACGAAGCCGATGCCGCTAAGTCTTACCAGAGCGCTGTTGGTCAGATTAAAGTACAGGATACGAATGGTGATGGCAAAATTACGGCTGATGACCGGGTATTTTTAGGGTCCGACATTCCAACCTGGAGTGGTGGTATTACCAACCGGTTCAGCTACAAAGGCTTTGATCTGAACTTCTTCATTTATGCCCGGGTTGGCCAGACCATTCTGAGTGGTTTCCACCGCGATAATAACCAGTTAGCAGGTCGTTATGAGCAGATAAAAGTGGATTACTGGACACCCAACAATCCAACGAATGAGTTCCCCCGACCTAACTCAAGTCAGGAGTTCCCTGTATATAATTCGGCCATTATCTACTTCGATGGTTCGTTTGTGAAGGTTCGGAATATCAACTTTGGCTATACATTCCCGGCAAGTGTTGCCTCAAAACTCCATTTGCAATCACTGCGACTATTCACCAGCATTCAGCAGCCATTCATCTTCTCCTCCTACCGGTCGAAGTATAACGGCGTTGACCCTGAAACCAGCGATGGTACGGTCAGTAATGGTGTTACGCCCGCTACCCGGGTTACAACCTTTGGTTTGAACGTCAAATTCTAA
- the rfbC gene encoding dTDP-4-dehydrorhamnose 3,5-epimerase, with protein MQVRQTAIEGLIELIPRVFEDERGHFFESYNKPLFVSLGLPMEFVQDNQSFSVKGVLRGLHMQNAPFAQGKLVRVITGQVLDVAVDLRPDSPTFGQYETFLLDAKLANMAYIPEGFAHGFVALEDSVFSYKCTNIYNKASESGIIWNDPDLNINWGVENPIVSEKDQELKTLREVLPEA; from the coding sequence ATGCAAGTTCGGCAAACTGCCATTGAGGGCCTGATTGAATTGATTCCACGCGTATTTGAGGATGAACGCGGCCATTTCTTCGAGTCTTACAATAAACCCCTTTTTGTATCGCTGGGCCTGCCTATGGAGTTTGTGCAGGACAATCAGTCTTTCTCTGTAAAAGGCGTTCTGCGTGGGTTACACATGCAAAATGCACCCTTCGCTCAGGGAAAATTAGTTCGGGTAATTACAGGCCAGGTCCTGGATGTTGCCGTTGATTTACGACCAGACTCGCCAACATTTGGTCAATACGAAACCTTCCTGCTAGACGCCAAACTGGCTAATATGGCCTATATTCCAGAAGGCTTTGCCCACGGCTTTGTAGCGCTGGAAGATAGTGTCTTCAGTTATAAATGCACGAATATTTATAACAAAGCCTCCGAATCAGGTATAATCTGGAATGACCCAGACTTGAATATCAATTGGGGAGTAGAAAATCCTATTGTTTCGGAGAAAGATCAGGAGTTAAAAACCCTACGTGAGGTTTTACCGGAAGCATAG